The following proteins come from a genomic window of Dermacentor albipictus isolate Rhodes 1998 colony chromosome 8, USDA_Dalb.pri_finalv2, whole genome shotgun sequence:
- the LOC139049012 gene encoding uncharacterized protein, producing MAAPSVKEEPSLLGGCAESSDTTNSDRGGADPYRPPCTASDDQACRINNYLPFFNEFLFNAYLQLRELPGTHGLLTIASLNECEPNLTCPSDFESHKTSAFLRWLLRTHVCVVGYDLDFLGTVRHGPTFWEIPPQQSTLKRIKLEFIGGTSDTHFAATLPCLTSLEELECRISGTRTDDLVTSLATLLPTTSCLTSLKLEKVFLDGELAKRFVDALAANSSLKFLNLSFYSAAADETGSTARNAKTARLREGWSIRDATVSTMLLGEAILANRRLSTLRIDAVFHNERWVELLSQILTECDALTKLTIDAMKLWRVRIPKSTFKRCVKALVENKTLEELALPYGLWSPRKWITLFAFLPQNKCLKKLHVSGNDTMFCGRVHHVLEALEQSESSSIVSFGANVHGYRLDLVKFGALSNIELRCPDNVTLTALERLPTLPHFTSLSLEISERNVTLFTSLAKYIGETTVLRELGVDVRKGGAPTNAVPPCQTLLCDAIKRNASIRTLTVTTGSSKYEECLADTISRSRNITRVKVVLGDFLRPATEFVSRLSRSIEENHTLLEVILLTGELDAEGTRCWLSISQATRRNAGLVARASSAFSRTARLDWYNAAALEELSRHQALVRELADRKGIAAHDMARMVRSRLRSVEGLDDYMRLTRVVKEQVTCAPPVDDRGGMQLQDLNSDCWAMIRQYLSFDDVKCTGLTKAQNFTSH from the exons CGTCGCTCCTTGGTGGCTGCGCAGAGAGCAGTGATACCACTAACTCTGATCGCGGTGGCGCGGATCCTTACAGACCGCCATGCACTGCTTCTGACGACCAAGCGTGCCGGATAAACAACTATCTCCCGTTCTTCAACGAGTTTCTCTTCAATGCCTACCTACAGCTGCGCGAACTTCCAGGAACACACGGTTTGCTTACTATCGCGAGCCTTAACGAATGCGAGCCAAACCTGACGTGTCCTTCAGACTTCGAATCGCACAAAACAAGTGCGTTTCTCCGATGGTTACTCAGGACCCACGTCTGCGTCGTAGGCTACGACCTCGACTTCCTTGGCACAGTGAGACATGGCCCAACCTTCTGGGAAATCCCGCCTCAACAATCCACCCTGAAGAGGATAAAGCTAGAGTTCATTGGAGGCACCTCAGACACGCATTTCGCAGCCACCCTACCTTGCCTGACGAGTCTGGAAGAACTCGAGTGTCGTATCTCCGGTACACGCACGGACGATCTCGTCACCTCGCTCGCGACACTTCTGCCAACTACGAGTTGCCTGACTTCGCTGAAGCTGGAAAAGGTCTTTCTCGACGGCGAGCTCGCGAAGAGATTCGTCGACGCACTCGCTGCGAACTCGAGCCTCAAATTTCTCAACCTCAGTTTCTACAGCGCCGCCGCAGACGAAACGGGCTCGACTGCGCGGAACGCCAAGACCGCCAGACTGCGGGAGGGTTGGTCGATTCGCGACGCCACTGTGAGCACGATGCTTCTCGGGGAGGCCATCCTAGCCAACAGAAGGCTTTCGACGCTGCGAATTGATGCTGTTTTCCACAATGAAAGGTGGGTGGAGCTCCTGTCGCAAATTCTCACGGAATGCGACGCCCTCACGAAGCTGACCATTGACGCGATGAAGCTATGGCGTGTCAGGATACCAAAATCCACTTTCAAACGCTGCGTGAAGGCGCTAGTAGAAAACAAGACGTTGGAAGAGCTCGCCCTTCCTTACGGCTTGTGGAGTCCGCGGAAGTGGATCACGTTATTCGCGTTTCTGCCTCAAAACAAATGTCTGAAGAAACTACACGTCTCGGGAAACGATACTATGTTTTGTGGAAGAGTCCATCATGTTCTTGAGGCACTGGAGCAAAGCGAATCGTCGTCAATAGTTTCTTTCGGAGCTAATGTACATGGATACCGACTAGACCTCGTGAAATTCGGGGCACTTTCAAACATCGAGCTTCGGTGCCCCGATAACGTGACACTGACCGCTTTGGAACGCCTGCCCACGCTGCCTCATTTCACATCACTGTCACTCGAAATATCCGAGAGGAATGTGACTTTGTTCACCTCTCTCGCCAAGTACATCGGGGAAACGACCGTACTGCGCGAATTAGGCGTCGATGTCCGCAAAGGCGGGGCCCCTACAAATGCAGTACCTCCGTGCCAGACATTGCTGTGTGATGCCATCAAGCGTAACGCCAGCATTAGAACACTCACAGTTACCACTGGCAGCAGCAAGTACGAGGAGTGTCTGGCTGACACAATCAGCCGCAGCAGGAACATCACGCGAGTGAAAGTGGTACTGGGCGATTTTCTCCGGCCTGCTACGGAGTTCGTCTCGCGACTGTCGAGGAGTATCGAGGAAAACCACACCCTCCTCGAAGTCATCCTGCTCACTGGCGAACTCGACGCCGAAGGAACGAGATGCTGGCTCTCGATCTCACAAGCGACCCGAAGGAACGCTGGCCTGGTGGCTCGAGCGAGCAGTGCGTTTTCCCGCACTGCTCGTCTCGACTG GTACAACGCCGCCGCATTGGAGGAGCTCTCTCGGCATCAGGCCCTGGTGCGCGAGCTCGCCGACAGGAAGGGCATCGCCGCACACGATATGGCCAGGATGGTCAGAAGTCGGCTCAGGAGCGTCGAAGGACTGGACGACTACATGCGCCTGACCCGCGTCGTCAAGGAACAAGTGACATGCGCGCCGCCTGTTGACGACCGTGGTGGCATGCAGTTGCAGGACTTGAACAGTGACTGCTGGGCCATGATCAGGCAATACCTTAGCTTCGACGATGTGAAATGTACCGGCCTCACGAAAGCACAGAACTTCACATCTCATTAG